One window of Thermocoleostomius sinensis A174 genomic DNA carries:
- a CDS encoding SPOR domain-containing protein, translated as MKVLSTIPWLMGGLMGSGLVVAPASWAAPLDHQSLVAQQVTDGLPPPPPLIFGQESMPTSLPSSEVPPADIPYLAPTAPGQQYLVIVNGDSPLLLSQVQTVAAGASIQEYSGQRYIQAGLFDNPSLAQQQVSALAAQGIGAEIVTVGATTNPAASSSAPAQVVAPQTVLPAMPPPDLLPATPVPREVEFGQPPAPGQLSNPASPDTIRGTNDRNRAFYVIVPGSADNLEAMANQIIRLGEGIGIASMVQTDNSRGSHVRVGPFVDRGSANRWRRYLRDFGMDARVYYR; from the coding sequence ATGAAAGTCTTGTCTACAATCCCTTGGCTCATGGGGGGGTTGATGGGAAGCGGTTTGGTCGTCGCACCTGCTAGTTGGGCAGCCCCTCTGGACCACCAATCCCTGGTTGCTCAGCAAGTCACAGACGGTTTGCCACCGCCACCACCCTTGATTTTTGGTCAGGAATCGATGCCGACCTCTCTCCCGTCTTCCGAGGTTCCGCCTGCTGATATACCTTATTTGGCGCCAACGGCTCCAGGGCAACAATACCTAGTCATTGTTAATGGCGATAGTCCCTTGCTGTTGTCCCAAGTGCAAACTGTGGCCGCAGGAGCGTCCATCCAAGAGTATAGTGGGCAGCGCTATATTCAGGCAGGACTGTTTGATAACCCCAGCTTGGCCCAACAGCAAGTTTCTGCCTTGGCAGCACAGGGAATTGGGGCAGAAATTGTCACCGTAGGAGCCACAACCAACCCAGCCGCAAGTAGTTCTGCGCCCGCTCAGGTGGTAGCTCCGCAAACTGTTCTCCCTGCAATGCCGCCTCCAGACCTCTTGCCAGCCACGCCAGTTCCTAGGGAAGTAGAGTTTGGACAGCCGCCTGCACCCGGTCAACTCAGCAATCCTGCATCACCAGACACCATCAGGGGCACAAACGATCGTAACAGAGCCTTCTATGTCATAGTTCCCGGTAGCGCTGACAATTTAGAAGCCATGGCCAATCAAATCATTCGCCTAGGAGAAGGCATCGGCATTGCCAGTATGGTACAGACTGATAACTCGCGAGGCTCGCATGTGCGCGTTGGACCTTTTGTCGATCGAGGGTCTGCTAACCGCTGGAGGCGCTATCTACGTGACTTTGGAATGGATGCCAGAGTGTATTACAGATAA
- a CDS encoding tetratricopeptide repeat protein — translation MSRSFDDQHGTFVPLPDRHWQQLGIVLSDSCKEEADCLLEQGIEQYQIRNFAAALATLQRSLELYRSIQDFSGKGKALGALGLIFYALGNYPDAIACSRQSLDIAQRFNDQGLERQSLANLGNAYRHLNDHSRAIDYKQKSLALARAANDRRGEMAALNNLGMAYKAIDDCWQAIDYYEQSLTIARELNDRALEGQILRNLGNAHHALANYAKTVDCYEQLLLIARQLPDYQSETQILKNLASACYATGDFHKAIEYHQQRLDLARKQNDRRSEEQVLENLGVIYEGLGNYQQAIECYEAHLTVAQALQDHQLMQQAIANIKTLCYAIGDYAKASRY, via the coding sequence ATGAGCCGCTCATTTGACGATCAACACGGTACGTTTGTCCCTTTGCCAGACCGACATTGGCAGCAACTAGGGATCGTGCTCTCGGATAGTTGTAAGGAAGAGGCAGACTGTTTACTGGAACAAGGCATTGAACAGTACCAAATCCGCAATTTCGCTGCCGCTCTTGCCACATTGCAGCGATCGCTAGAACTTTACAGATCTATCCAAGATTTTTCTGGTAAGGGCAAAGCATTGGGTGCATTAGGGTTAATATTTTATGCCTTAGGCAACTATCCCGATGCAATTGCCTGTTCGCGTCAAAGCTTAGATATTGCTCAACGCTTCAATGATCAGGGGCTGGAGCGCCAGTCCCTTGCCAACTTGGGAAATGCGTACCGTCACCTCAACGATCATTCCAGAGCCATTGACTATAAACAGAAAAGCCTAGCGTTGGCCCGCGCCGCCAACGATCGCCGAGGTGAAATGGCTGCTCTCAATAATTTAGGAATGGCATACAAAGCCATAGATGACTGCTGGCAAGCGATTGATTATTACGAACAAAGTTTGACCATTGCTCGTGAATTAAACGATCGAGCGCTGGAAGGGCAAATTTTGCGCAACTTAGGAAACGCCCATCACGCCTTGGCTAATTATGCAAAAACCGTGGATTGTTACGAACAATTGTTGCTAATTGCTCGGCAACTGCCCGATTATCAGTCAGAGACTCAAATTCTAAAGAATCTTGCCAGCGCTTGCTATGCCACGGGAGACTTCCACAAAGCCATCGAGTATCACCAACAGCGACTAGACCTTGCTAGAAAGCAAAACGATCGCCGCAGCGAAGAGCAAGTGCTAGAAAACCTCGGCGTTATTTACGAAGGATTAGGAAACTATCAACAAGCGATTGAATGCTATGAAGCCCACTTGACAGTGGCTCAAGCGCTGCAAGACCATCAATTGATGCAGCAAGCCATCGCCAACATTAAAACCTTGTGCTATGCAATTGGGGACTATGCTAAAGCTAGTCGGTATTAG
- a CDS encoding B12-binding domain-containing radical SAM protein: MSVFAAERLLFTPAIPQPDAVPVIFAFPNEYTVGITSLGYQVVWAKLASRSDVQVSRLFTDVHEPLPSQPELLGFSVSWELDYVNILQLLESLDIPIWATDRSINNPLIFGGGPVLTANPEPFAEFFDVILLGDGELLLDELIDVYQSVRQADRSTQLQRLAQVPGLYIPCLYSVTYEDAEGMIQSIQPIESDIPAQVQKQTYRGNTLSASTVVTEKAAWENIYMVEVVRSCPEMCRFCLASYLTLPFRTASLEESLIPAIDRGLKVTNRLGLLGASVTQHPEFEALLDYLNRPQYDDVRLSLASVRTNTVTEKLARILTKHDTRSITIAVESGSERLRHIINKKLEQDDIVQAAVNAKAGGLSSLKLYGMVGIPGEAIEDLDQTVAMMQALKKAAPGLRLTLGCSTFVPKAHTPFQWYGVNSDAEKRLKYLQKHLCPQGIDFRPESYNWSVIQALISRGDRRLARLLERVRHYGDSLGSYRRAFKDLRGQVPHLNVYVHDDWEIDRLLPWNHIQGPLPIATLVKHREMAIAAG; the protein is encoded by the coding sequence ATGTCTGTTTTTGCTGCCGAACGTCTCCTGTTTACACCTGCTATACCGCAACCAGATGCGGTTCCAGTCATTTTTGCATTCCCAAATGAGTACACGGTAGGAATCACAAGCTTGGGCTATCAGGTGGTGTGGGCTAAGCTGGCATCACGATCGGATGTGCAGGTGAGTCGTTTGTTTACCGATGTCCACGAGCCGCTGCCGTCTCAACCTGAATTATTAGGATTCTCGGTTTCTTGGGAATTAGATTATGTCAACATTTTGCAACTGTTGGAGTCGTTAGACATTCCGATTTGGGCAACCGATCGATCAATCAATAATCCGCTGATATTTGGTGGTGGCCCGGTATTAACCGCCAATCCTGAACCGTTTGCGGAGTTCTTTGATGTGATTTTGCTGGGCGATGGGGAACTGCTGTTGGATGAGTTGATTGACGTATATCAATCCGTGCGGCAGGCCGATCGCTCTACCCAGTTGCAGCGCTTAGCGCAAGTACCCGGATTGTACATTCCCTGCTTGTATAGTGTCACCTATGAGGATGCCGAGGGAATGATTCAATCAATTCAGCCGATCGAATCAGACATTCCAGCCCAAGTACAAAAACAAACCTATCGCGGTAATACCCTGTCTGCGTCTACAGTAGTCACAGAGAAAGCCGCTTGGGAAAATATTTACATGGTGGAAGTAGTGCGCAGTTGTCCGGAAATGTGCCGCTTTTGTCTGGCTAGTTACCTAACACTGCCGTTTCGCACAGCTAGCTTGGAAGAGTCGCTGATTCCAGCGATCGATCGGGGATTGAAAGTAACCAATCGCTTAGGATTACTGGGTGCTTCGGTGACTCAGCATCCAGAGTTTGAAGCGCTGCTGGACTATCTCAATCGTCCTCAGTACGATGATGTGCGATTGAGTTTGGCATCTGTGCGAACCAATACTGTTACCGAAAAGCTAGCGCGCATTTTAACCAAACACGATACTCGATCGATTACCATTGCTGTGGAAAGTGGCAGCGAGCGACTACGACACATTATTAACAAAAAATTGGAACAGGACGATATTGTGCAAGCAGCGGTAAATGCGAAAGCAGGCGGACTCAGTAGCTTGAAACTATACGGTATGGTGGGTATTCCTGGTGAAGCGATCGAGGATTTAGACCAAACGGTTGCGATGATGCAAGCTTTGAAAAAAGCGGCTCCAGGATTGCGTTTAACGCTGGGATGCAGCACGTTTGTGCCCAAGGCTCATACACCGTTTCAGTGGTATGGTGTTAACTCTGATGCCGAAAAACGACTCAAGTATTTGCAAAAACACTTGTGTCCTCAGGGCATTGATTTCCGTCCAGAGAGCTACAACTGGTCGGTGATTCAGGCATTAATTTCAAGGGGCGATCGACGCCTTGCTCGCTTACTAGAACGAGTGCGACATTACGGAGATTCGCTGGGCAGTTATCGTCGAGCCTTCAAAGACCTGCGTGGACAAGTCCCCCATCTCAACGTTTATGTACATGACGATTGGGAGATCGATCGGCTGTTGCCGTGGAACCACATTCAAGGGCCACTGCCAATTGCAACGTTGGTGAAGCATCGGGAAATGGCCATCGCCGCAGGATAA
- a CDS encoding aspartate aminotransferase family protein — translation MQQLTEFTSTLTRSDLEAFWMPFTANRQFKDHPRLFVSAKDMHYTTHDGRQVLDGTAGLWCVNAGHCRSQIVEAVQTQVATLDFGPTFQMGHPGAFQLAQRLTEMAPGYDHVFFANSGSEAVDSALKIAIAYHRARGEGTRQRLIGRERGYHGVGFGGISVGGIGTNRKFFGSLLTGVDHLPHTHNLEHNAFSKGQPEWGAHLADELERLVLLHDASNIAAVIVEPVAGSTGVLIPPKGYLERLRSICDKYGILLIFDEVITGFGRLGASFAADYFDVKPDLITVAKGITNGTIPMGAVLVRQGIYDAFMHGPEHAIELFHGYTYSGHPVACAAGLATLKLYQQEGLFQRAHELSDYWEEAVHSLKGLPHVIDTRNLGLVAGIELEPIAGKPAARAFDCFLRCYERGLLIRTTGDIIALSPPLIIEKSHIDELFGLLAEVLKELP, via the coding sequence ATGCAACAACTGACTGAATTCACCTCTACACTGACGCGATCGGATCTGGAGGCCTTTTGGATGCCGTTTACTGCCAATCGGCAGTTTAAAGATCATCCGCGTTTGTTTGTATCCGCTAAAGATATGCACTACACCACCCATGATGGACGACAAGTGTTGGATGGAACGGCTGGGCTGTGGTGTGTCAATGCGGGGCATTGCCGATCGCAAATTGTGGAAGCGGTGCAGACCCAAGTTGCGACATTGGACTTTGGACCCACGTTTCAAATGGGACATCCAGGAGCCTTTCAATTAGCCCAACGGTTAACCGAGATGGCACCGGGCTATGATCATGTCTTCTTTGCCAACTCTGGCTCGGAAGCGGTAGATTCAGCCTTAAAAATTGCGATCGCCTATCATCGAGCGCGGGGAGAGGGCACGCGGCAACGGCTGATCGGACGAGAGCGGGGCTATCACGGTGTTGGCTTTGGCGGAATTTCCGTCGGCGGCATTGGCACAAATCGAAAATTCTTTGGCAGCCTGCTGACCGGAGTGGATCACCTGCCGCATACGCACAATCTGGAGCACAATGCTTTTAGCAAAGGGCAGCCAGAATGGGGTGCGCATTTGGCCGATGAATTGGAACGCCTGGTGCTGCTGCACGATGCCTCGAACATTGCCGCTGTAATTGTAGAACCCGTGGCCGGCTCTACAGGCGTACTGATTCCTCCCAAGGGGTATCTAGAACGACTGCGATCGATTTGCGATAAGTATGGCATTTTGCTGATTTTTGATGAAGTAATCACCGGATTTGGGCGATTGGGAGCCAGCTTTGCCGCCGACTATTTTGATGTCAAGCCCGACCTAATTACCGTCGCCAAAGGCATCACCAACGGCACAATTCCAATGGGGGCTGTGTTGGTGCGGCAGGGGATTTACGATGCGTTCATGCACGGGCCCGAACATGCGATCGAACTGTTCCACGGCTATACCTACTCTGGGCATCCGGTGGCCTGTGCGGCAGGGTTGGCGACTTTGAAGCTCTATCAGCAAGAGGGATTATTTCAACGCGCTCACGAATTGTCAGACTACTGGGAAGAGGCAGTACATTCTCTGAAGGGTCTGCCCCATGTGATTGATACGCGCAATTTGGGCTTAGTCGCAGGCATTGAACTAGAACCAATCGCCGGTAAGCCAGCCGCCCGCGCCTTTGACTGCTTCTTGCGTTGCTATGAGCGAGGCTTGTTGATTCGCACTACGGGAGACATTATTGCGCTGTCGCCACCGCTGATTATTGAGAAATCTCATATCGATGAACTGTTTGGGTTGTTGGCGGAGGTGCTGAAGGAATTGCCGTAG
- the upp gene encoding uracil phosphoribosyltransferase: MTLQLRVYVPPHPLIKHWLAVARDATTPSVLFRSAMTELGRWLTYEAIREWLPTMDTEVNTPLSTCPATFINPEIPIAVIPILRAGLSLLEGAQTLLPLSSVYHIGVVRNEETLEPSIYLNKFPSQFHSETRVVITEPMLATGGTIVTVMEELTKRGIDPAFVRIISVVASPVALQKLNVAYPGLVIFTAAIDEVLNDKGYIVPGLGDAGDRTFGT, from the coding sequence ATGACTCTGCAACTGCGTGTTTACGTTCCACCCCATCCTCTAATCAAACACTGGCTAGCGGTTGCCCGTGATGCCACGACCCCGTCTGTGTTGTTTCGCAGTGCTATGACGGAATTGGGACGCTGGTTAACCTATGAGGCAATTCGTGAGTGGTTGCCCACAATGGACACTGAAGTGAACACGCCGTTGTCCACCTGTCCTGCAACGTTCATTAATCCGGAAATTCCGATCGCCGTCATTCCAATTCTGCGGGCTGGGCTGTCTTTGCTAGAGGGAGCGCAAACTCTTTTACCTCTCTCGTCGGTGTATCACATTGGTGTAGTGCGCAATGAGGAAACCCTAGAGCCAAGCATCTATCTCAATAAATTTCCGTCTCAATTTCATTCAGAAACGCGAGTGGTCATTACAGAGCCAATGCTGGCTACAGGTGGCACGATCGTGACGGTGATGGAAGAGTTAACCAAACGTGGCATCGACCCAGCCTTTGTGCGAATCATTTCAGTGGTGGCATCACCGGTAGCACTGCAAAAACTTAATGTTGCCTATCCAGGTCTGGTGATTTTTACTGCCGCGATCGATGAAGTCCTAAATGATAAAGGCTATATCGTACCGGGGTTAGGCGATGCAGGCGATCGCACCTTTGGTACTTAA
- a CDS encoding ferrochelatase: MVATPEKSQQSMADAESADRVAVLLMGYGEVESYEDFANYNEQALNLLTAKFAPVPTWIYPPLAKLLAIFDLHEWQHQHDHFISPHNAIFEQQRAGIETRLREKWGDRVQVFKAFNFCAPFLPEQVLTDIKSQGFDKLLIYPLLVVDSIFTSGIAVEQVNKALANLTDANAHWVKGIRYIPSFYNQPAYIDLMAQMVEEKVAQDLAEAYLPSQIGIVLMNHGCPHKAKGFTSGIDESQALYESVREKLIYRYPLISVGWLNHQTPLIEWTQPNAELAAKNLMDLGAKALVFMPIGFATENHETLLDVDHIIHGLRRKRPDVTYVQMPCVNDNPKFLQMAADWADDQIAALLSEQALSVNPALAIAQAQHHHHHHHHAHDHSHGHPH, from the coding sequence GTGGTCGCTACTCCTGAAAAATCGCAACAGTCTATGGCAGATGCTGAATCGGCCGATCGGGTTGCCGTTCTGCTGATGGGCTATGGCGAAGTTGAGAGCTACGAAGACTTTGCTAACTACAACGAGCAAGCCTTAAACCTACTGACAGCCAAATTTGCTCCCGTGCCAACTTGGATTTATCCACCATTGGCTAAACTGCTGGCCATCTTTGATTTGCACGAGTGGCAACATCAACATGATCACTTTATTTCGCCTCACAACGCCATCTTCGAGCAGCAGCGAGCAGGAATTGAAACCCGCTTACGGGAAAAATGGGGCGATCGGGTACAGGTGTTTAAAGCCTTTAACTTCTGTGCCCCTTTCCTTCCTGAACAAGTTTTAACCGACATTAAATCTCAAGGATTTGACAAGCTTTTAATTTACCCGCTGTTGGTGGTTGATTCAATCTTCACCAGTGGCATTGCTGTAGAGCAAGTCAACAAAGCCCTTGCTAACTTGACGGATGCCAATGCGCATTGGGTGAAAGGGATTCGTTACATTCCTTCGTTCTACAATCAGCCTGCCTATATTGATTTAATGGCCCAAATGGTAGAGGAGAAGGTTGCACAGGACTTAGCTGAAGCCTATCTTCCGTCCCAGATTGGCATCGTATTGATGAATCATGGCTGTCCGCACAAAGCCAAGGGCTTTACTTCTGGTATCGATGAAAGCCAAGCCTTGTATGAATCGGTACGCGAAAAGCTGATCTATCGCTATCCTCTGATTTCTGTGGGCTGGTTGAATCACCAAACACCGTTAATTGAGTGGACTCAGCCCAACGCCGAACTAGCTGCCAAAAACCTGATGGACTTAGGTGCAAAGGCGCTAGTGTTTATGCCGATCGGGTTTGCTACTGAAAACCACGAAACCTTACTAGACGTAGATCACATTATTCATGGACTGCGGCGCAAGCGTCCTGATGTCACCTATGTACAAATGCCTTGTGTCAACGATAATCCCAAGTTCTTGCAGATGGCAGCAGATTGGGCAGATGATCAGATTGCGGCCCTGTTGTCTGAGCAAGCGCTTTCAGTGAATCCGGCATTGGCGATCGCACAAGCACAGCATCACCATCACCATCACCATCATGCGCATGATCACTCCCATGGTCACCCTCACTGA
- a CDS encoding ABC-ATPase domain-containing protein, translating into MIKSQHLYQRLLDLDQCSYKAYKDIQGCYSFANFTLVIDHVQSDPFATPSRLRALVPQLKAQFPKLLYATHSREIALRDYLNRQFDRIASRLSDKRGSGKSGLIAIARPGQQVLERTAIFVDDQQIEARFVVGLPARGRTILGRQAAELLCEDLPEIVSRSLFYAALDASTVQQHVEVVEDAEWLRSQLRARGLVAFVPDGAILPRRSGVDDRPLSSQASSQEQAIAFRSPPSLRVEFARPNQGNITGMGVPQGITLVVGGGYHGKSTLLRAIALGIYNHIPGDGREQVVTDPAAVKIRAEDGRSITKVNLSPFINHLPQGRSTTQFSTENASGSTSQAATIIEALEAGATVLLVDEDTSATNFMIRDRRMQALIAKHQEPITPFIDKIRQLYQEYGVSTVLVMGGSGDYFDVADTVIAMTEFSPQDVTEQAKTIAHTYTTDRASEGGDRFGAICNRVLVPKRLDSPRSSDGRNPKLKVRDGDDLVFGTESIDVTAVEQLVDVGQLRSIGAAIHYLQAHYVNGRRSLSDSIAAVMADVNADGLDCLTPYPQGDLVAFRSLELAAVINRLRSLEVR; encoded by the coding sequence ATGATTAAATCTCAACACCTCTATCAACGGCTTTTAGATCTTGATCAGTGCAGTTACAAAGCTTACAAGGACATTCAGGGTTGCTACAGCTTTGCTAATTTCACCTTGGTCATTGATCATGTGCAAAGCGATCCGTTTGCAACTCCCAGTCGGTTACGAGCATTGGTTCCACAACTGAAAGCGCAGTTTCCCAAGTTACTCTATGCGACCCACAGTCGAGAAATTGCCCTGCGCGATTATCTCAATCGCCAGTTCGATCGCATTGCCAGTCGCCTTTCCGACAAACGGGGTAGTGGCAAAAGCGGGTTAATTGCGATCGCTCGCCCCGGTCAGCAAGTTTTGGAACGCACTGCGATTTTTGTCGATGATCAACAAATAGAAGCACGGTTTGTAGTAGGGTTGCCCGCTCGTGGCCGCACCATTTTAGGACGCCAAGCTGCCGAATTGTTGTGTGAAGATTTGCCAGAGATTGTGTCTCGGTCGCTCTTCTATGCGGCTTTGGATGCCAGTACAGTTCAGCAGCATGTAGAAGTAGTGGAAGACGCTGAGTGGCTACGGTCACAACTGCGCGCTCGAGGATTGGTGGCGTTTGTGCCCGATGGCGCGATATTGCCACGCCGCAGTGGAGTGGACGATCGCCCCTTATCCAGCCAAGCATCAAGCCAAGAACAGGCGATCGCATTTCGATCGCCTCCATCACTGCGGGTTGAGTTCGCTCGCCCCAATCAGGGTAACATCACAGGCATGGGGGTTCCTCAAGGCATTACTTTGGTCGTAGGCGGTGGTTATCACGGCAAATCAACCCTGCTTAGGGCGATCGCACTGGGCATCTACAACCACATTCCAGGGGATGGGCGCGAACAGGTCGTGACCGATCCGGCGGCTGTCAAAATTCGGGCAGAGGATGGGCGTAGCATTACAAAAGTCAACCTTTCGCCGTTCATCAATCACTTGCCCCAGGGACGATCGACCACTCAGTTTTCGACCGAAAATGCCAGCGGCAGTACCTCTCAAGCAGCCACCATCATAGAAGCATTGGAAGCTGGAGCAACGGTGTTGCTAGTAGACGAGGATACATCAGCCACCAACTTTATGATTCGCGATCGGCGAATGCAAGCCTTGATTGCTAAACATCAAGAGCCAATTACACCGTTTATCGACAAAATTCGCCAGCTATATCAAGAGTATGGCGTGTCTACAGTGCTGGTGATGGGGGGCAGCGGTGATTACTTTGACGTAGCCGACACAGTCATCGCCATGACTGAGTTTTCTCCGCAAGATGTCACAGAACAAGCCAAAACCATTGCTCACACCTACACCACCGATCGTGCTTCGGAAGGTGGCGATCGGTTTGGAGCAATCTGTAATCGGGTACTAGTGCCTAAACGGCTAGATTCTCCCCGTTCAAGCGATGGCCGTAATCCAAAGCTCAAAGTTCGAGATGGAGATGACCTGGTATTTGGCACAGAGTCTATTGATGTCACCGCTGTTGAACAACTCGTCGATGTCGGACAACTTCGATCGATCGGAGCGGCGATTCACTATTTGCAAGCACATTATGTGAACGGTCGTCGATCGCTGTCAGACAGCATTGCTGCGGTAATGGCAGACGTGAATGCAGATGGGTTGGACTGCTTAACCCCCTACCCACAAGGCGATCTGGTCGCGTTTCGATCGCTGGAATTAGCCGCCGTCATCAACCGCCTGCGATCGCTAGAAGTACGTTAA
- a CDS encoding glutaredoxin family protein: MHLILYSKPGCHLCEGLQEKLEQIQVPTIELEIRDITSRDDWFQAYQYEIPVLIWQRPVDAADHKKIGQAEMISIPRPSPRASVQQLSRQLVQLYEQYVG, encoded by the coding sequence ATGCATTTAATTCTTTACAGCAAACCTGGTTGTCATCTGTGCGAAGGGCTTCAGGAAAAACTGGAGCAAATTCAAGTCCCTACGATCGAACTAGAGATTCGCGATATTACCAGTCGCGATGATTGGTTTCAAGCCTATCAATACGAAATACCCGTGCTGATCTGGCAGCGTCCGGTTGATGCAGCAGATCACAAAAAAATAGGACAAGCAGAGATGATTTCCATCCCTCGCCCGTCCCCCCGTGCATCTGTACAGCAATTGTCTCGACAATTAGTTCAGTTATACGAGCAGTATGTCGGATAG
- a CDS encoding GlsB/YeaQ/YmgE family stress response membrane protein, with the protein MNVIAWIILGLLAGAIAKAIYPGRQGGGILTTMLLGIIGAFIGGSLLSIIQTGTLQLTAAGLSIPGLIVAIIGAMIAIWIWETFVARRRTY; encoded by the coding sequence ATGAACGTTATTGCTTGGATCATTTTAGGGTTGCTGGCGGGCGCGATCGCCAAGGCTATTTATCCTGGACGCCAAGGGGGAGGCATTCTCACCACAATGCTACTAGGTATCATTGGTGCGTTCATTGGCGGCAGCCTACTGTCAATCATTCAAACAGGCACACTACAGTTAACAGCGGCTGGCTTAAGTATTCCTGGCTTGATTGTGGCAATTATCGGTGCCATGATCGCTATTTGGATTTGGGAAACGTTTGTTGCGCGTCGTCGCACCTACTAA